The proteins below are encoded in one region of Paenibacillus sp. YYML68:
- a CDS encoding class I SAM-dependent methyltransferase has translation MNHEHRYEQIGVAMTCRGYEEYVRMFALEETELQTGAVLDVAGGASSFTADARARGCDVRAVDPLYAMEPQAIVEHGRREIESSTAKLDQLKEQFDWSYYGSIEQHREGRIASLDRFGAHYAASCTSEERIYIAAALPALPYPDETFSLVLVSHFLFLYDKQFDYEFHLKSLRELLRICRQDGEVRIYPVQTLLWERYPELDRLMSELTEEGFRCSLIPSQLPFIPGSVHIFQVRR, from the coding sequence ATGAATCACGAGCACAGGTACGAGCAGATTGGCGTCGCGATGACGTGCAGAGGGTATGAGGAGTATGTGCGAATGTTTGCACTGGAGGAGACGGAGCTGCAGACAGGTGCGGTGCTGGATGTCGCAGGAGGTGCGTCTTCATTCACCGCTGATGCGCGGGCGCGGGGCTGTGACGTGAGAGCGGTGGACCCGCTCTATGCGATGGAGCCGCAAGCGATCGTGGAGCACGGCAGACGCGAGATTGAGAGCTCGACGGCGAAGCTGGATCAGCTGAAGGAGCAATTCGACTGGTCGTATTATGGCAGCATCGAGCAGCATCGCGAAGGTCGTATCGCTTCGTTAGATCGATTCGGCGCACATTATGCCGCATCATGCACATCAGAAGAGCGCATATACATAGCGGCGGCATTGCCTGCATTGCCATATCCCGATGAGACGTTCTCCTTGGTGTTAGTTAGTCACTTCTTATTCTTATATGATAAGCAATTCGATTACGAATTCCATCTGAAGTCGCTGCGTGAGCTGCTGCGCATATGCCGGCAGGACGGAGAGGTGCGCATATATCCGGTTCAGACGTTGCTATGGGAGCGGTATCCGGAGCTCGATCGGCTCATGTCCGAGCTGACAGAAGAGGGCTTCCGATGCTCGCTCATTCCGTCGCAGCTACCCTTTATTCCGGGCTCTGTACACATTTTCCAGGTGAGGCGCTGA
- a CDS encoding cold shock domain-containing protein yields the protein MKGTVKWFNAEKGYGFIQVDGGDDVFVHFSAIQGDGFKTLEEGQSVEFEIVSGNRGPQAANVFKL from the coding sequence TTGAAAGGTACAGTAAAATGGTTTAACGCAGAAAAAGGCTACGGTTTTATCCAAGTTGATGGTGGCGACGATGTATTCGTACACTTCTCCGCAATCCAAGGCGATGGCTTCAAGACGTTGGAAGAAGGACAATCGGTTGAGTTCGAGATCGTATCCGGCAACCGCGGTCCACAAGCTGCTAACGTATTCAAGCTGTAA